In Lycium ferocissimum isolate CSIRO_LF1 chromosome 3, AGI_CSIRO_Lferr_CH_V1, whole genome shotgun sequence, the genomic window GGCGGCGGTGGTGGTGGTTGCAACAAGTGTggtgaggatgaggagaaagaagaagaaagagaagagggagaaagaagaagaaagagaaaaaataataaaaagaaaaataaaaaatgaaaaggttGGTAATTTTTGACGTGAGCGCAATGACGtggcgcgagtgtaatacacctcacattgtgagagtggtattatttttttagggtgaaaaataattgaaatgaaagttgttaagggggtatTTAAttacaacttaagtttagttgctaaagtgagttttcgtgccaagttcaggggtgaAATGATATCTTTTCTCTTAgaaatacataaaaagtattataagtcagAATatataacaatttaaaatatttaaagggcaTACAAATAAATCGCAGTCAAAGATTTTTTTGTTTGactctagaaatccgaactCTATCAAAATTAAGAGCAAGTTTGTGCCAAGTATGAAAGGTATATTTGGACAGAGAGTATAacagcaggggtatatttggtccGAAAGTATAACGAGTGGTATATTTGACTCTTTTTCGATAGAACAAGGATaatatttgaaccttttccctaaaataaaatatagattttctcataacttatacatgtattagacATGCGGatttctaaattgcaaaccagttttgaattttatacataacaAAAGAATGCTACCAAATATGATATTACTTATCCAAAATTTACTACATGAATAActttaataaaatattcaatTCATCTTCCACCACTCGAAGTAGCTAATAGTTGAATAACTTGTCCATATATAAATCCATGCAACTTTTCAGAGATCTTTTATTCGATAAAATTCATAACTAACCATTTTCAGTCCTTGTTAAAAAATAGTCACAATAATATCTTGAAATTTTACTTTCAAATTTTAAACTCCATAACAATAATTACAGTTTAAACATAGAGCACAAGGATGGTCAATGTGGGCTATGTTTACCCTTTTATTGTGATGATGACAACAGAGAACACATAGAAGCTTGCTGACACAATAATCATATAGGCCCAAAAGAACAAGCCCGTGACATGGAAGCATGTAGGCCAGAAACATAAGCCCATGGAAATTGTTCAAGCCATAATGGGTTGTTTAACGGCCCAAGGTACAAATCACAAAAAGTAAAAGATTACACAAAGCCCAAAGAGAAAACTGAATTGCGCCAAATCCTGGAACCTCTTCTGAATATGTAGCCATTTAAAAgaagtaattgcacggtttgtcctTCCAATGAacaggtctttaatttttggtaaaaggACATTGAGAGGTaaccagcaaaaaaaaaaaaaaaaaactcagaaGGCCCCATTTTAGGCTTAATACCGCGAGGTGCCACTTTGGCCCAAACTAATCTCAGACGCTAGCCGGCCAAtccattcatacaaaaaaaaaaaaaaaaaaaaattgactgaTGACCCGTAAGTCGaataatacaaattaaatgaTGGAATCAAAACAGAATGACCTTAAAAATTTACGCCAGAAAAGAAGTTCATGTTCAACTACAAAAGGCGAAAAACTCAATAATATTACCAAGTATAAACAAACCGTCTCACATTATTCAACAAACTTATGAATGATAAGGCTTAGTGTaagaaatccaaaagaaaagaaacaacatATAATCTGGCCTGTGACTAGGGCAATTTTCTCTAATTAAATTCCGTTAGCAGTGAATCCgccatcaacatatataatctggCCTGTAATATATGAAGCAGCAGGGAAGCAAAGGAAGGCTATTGTGCCAGCAATTTCTTCGGGCTTTCCGGGTCGACCCATAGGAGTTCGAACAATATGTTTGTCTATTTCTTCTTTGTGCACTAGATTCTGCAGTAAGGTCgatcattaaaataaaatatataaagaaaactTAACTACTTTGAACATATGACGTTATTtccatttataaaaaaaatattacttcctccgtcgcaatttaagtgtcttactttcctttttgatctgtttaaaaaagagtgtctctttctatgtttagtaagttgacaatctAAACATCCTACATCGCAAGTTTAAAACCACTAAATTCAAgggacatttttttaatttaaaaccataagattcaaaagtctctcgttgtttcttaaactccgtgtctagtcaaactaaaatatttaaattgggatggagagaGTAGAAAAGATGTACTTATACTAGATTAAACTAAAAAGGAGTTTACTAAGGAATAATTTCACTTACAGTCTGCTAGATCATGTTTTTGTAAAGTCAAAAGTGCTTgtgtttgatcaaatttttaagaaaaaaaaataaattattttcgaGTAGTACCATAAATAAGTGATTTTTCTCGTGAAGAACTTTCAGAACATTAGTCAAGCACAGATTATTGCTCTAATATTGTAAAAGTACTATTTAAAATTGCTTAGCTTAACACAAAttgttactttttaaaaatattttttcaaagagtacttctataaaaaaaaaaaaaaaaaaaacacttttcagaataaacaaaatttgaaagcttggccaaacaagctaaaagttattttcatttGATAAATTAGAAGTGTGGTTGTACGAGTTTAAACTAGAGGAGTTTACTAAGGAATAATTTCACTTAAGCTCACGAGgcttctaataaaaaaaaaaaacataagtacaAAGTATTCTTGACTAGTAAATTAAAtgagataaataattttttttaatatatatcaaaaaaggGATTAAAATAAAAGACCTTACCTTTATTGCTGCTTCAATAAGTGGGGTTAAAGTTGCTGCTGGTGCAACTGTATTAACACGAATTTTGTCCATGGCCCACTCACATGCCAAATTCTTTGTCAGTTGATTCTCCTACAGCGAAATAAAATTAAGTCTGTACTGACTAAGAAAATTATAACAGTAACTACTTCAATAATTTAAGCAGATTTTTGGCAATTCAAGCTTCTTTAAACTAttcccacaaaaaaaaaaaaaaaaaaaaaaaacagttgtttgatttttatcttttatgaaaaaaaattgattatttatttatctaatGGATGTCCATCAAGACAATCTTGGAGAGCAAGATCATTTCTTAGTCACCAAATATTTTGGCAATTATGTTTCCTCTTATACTTTGCCATCAAGGATTTTTGGTTTGGTCACCAAAAATCTTGGCCATTATGTGTCCTCTAATCACTTGGTCATCAAGAATTTTTACTTCTATAAATATGTGGCCATATATTTTGTAACATGGAACAAAAGTAAGACACAATCttatctctctctatatatttctcccgtatatttattttatagtctttattttataacacgttattaGCACGAGACTTTGCCATCTCGAGCAAATACTTTGAAAGCCTCAAAGgtattgacttttttttttttgggataagcATCGTTACCCCCCCCCGAACTATAACACTTGAATTTCTTTACGACACGCCTTACCTTTcctggtcctattaccccctaaacttatttaaaacggaataattacccctaAAAGCTGATGCCACTCTCATATGGAGAGAGTGACCTACACTCTCTCTGCCacatgtatttatttgttttcttcttctttt contains:
- the LOC132049381 gene encoding tropinone reductase 1-like produces the protein MDKIRVNTVAPAATLTPLIEAAIKNLVHKEEIDKHIVRTPMGRPGKPEEIAGTIAFLCFPAASYITGQIIYVDGGFTANGI